One stretch of Miscanthus floridulus cultivar M001 chromosome 18, ASM1932011v1, whole genome shotgun sequence DNA includes these proteins:
- the LOC136519694 gene encoding 10 kDa prolamin-like, which translates to MAAKMFALFALLALCASATSAAHIPGHLPPVMPLGTMNPCTQYCMMQQRFASLLVWPALMLQQLLALPLQPYQTPMTMPSMMPPMMMPSMMPPMTMMPSMMSQMMMSSMMPLPQCHCDAISQIMQQQQLPFMFNPTAMATPSMFLQQPFVGSAF; encoded by the coding sequence ATGGCAGCCAAGATGTTTGCATTGTTTGCACTCCTAGCTCTTTGTGCAAGCGCCACAAGTGCGGCCCATATTCCAGGGCACTTGCCACCAGTGATGCCATTGGGTACCATGAACCCATGCACGCAGTACTGCATGATGCAACAGAGGTTTGCTAGCTTGTTGGTGTGGCCAGCCCTGATGCTACAGCAACTGTTGGCCTTACCGCTTCAGCCGTATCAGACACCAATGACTATGCCGAGCATGATGCCACCGATGATGATGCCAAGCATGATGCCACCAATGACGATGATGCCGAGCATGATGTCACAAATGATGATGTCGAGCATGATGCCATTGCCACAATGTCACTGCGATGCCATCTCCCAGATTATGCAGCAACAGCAGTTACCATTCATGTTCAACCCAACAGCCATGGCAACCCCATCCATGTTCTTACAGCAACCCTTTGTTGGCTCTGCATTCTAG